ccaagTCCCACATCTGCGATCCCGCCTTTGTGGCTCGACTCGCGCATCTGCGACCATGGCTAGGCTACCTCCGTCCGCATCTACGAACCCCTCCACCGCAGAAGCGAGTTCACTTCAGTGAAAAATGCTTCGCTTATTCGGAGCTCGCTGACCCCTCCTCTTTCTGCTTCTACGAGCAAGGCGTCGCATCtgcggtgccgcttctgcggccattcCAATATAGGTGCGAATGCACCAGATGACAGGCACCAGCAGCTCTTCTCCAAAGAGCTAACAAGCCCCGTCGACCCTCCGAATCCTGTACGGGGGCCCCCGAggcctcgaccaaacataccaacaagttcgtaaacataaaacggactcgctcgcacTTCGTAACGCGGACAACAACATCAACACTAAAGATCACAACCCAAACCAAGATTCAGCTTAGGAATTCCAAATTCtttcaacttactccgaacgcgccgaaatatacttaaactactcggaatgacttcaaattttgcgtgctagtcttaaatcactatacgaaactattcccaatctcggaatcccaaacgaacctcgataacacaaaaatctattccaaaccaaatttaaagaactttaaaaccttcaaggtgccaagTATCTATattaagcgtcgaaatgctcctgggtcatccaaaacccgatctgcaCATAAGTCCCAGTCCAAAATCATtgtacgaacctattagaaccgtcaaatacctgttccaaggtcgtttactcaaaatgttgactcaagtccaACCTAGatctttttagccaaccttaaggaactaagtgtttcgatttcaacccgaacccttccgaatttcgaactaaccatccccgcaagtcataaaacagtaaaagtacatacgaggagtcttatttaggggaacgaggacctagaaagcaaaacgaccggtcgggtcattacaaaccTCCTACAAATTTGGAGATTCAAAAattatatcaaaaaaaaaaaagaaaatgaaaaaaagacatAAATAAATTAACTACCTAAAACTAACTACTCAAACATGGGTGAGTGTTGGTTTAGGTtagttaatttctttatttcttttgtttaaatcattttcgtttttataaataaaaagtgtatttattcattaaaattaagacaatattattgagaacaatagaataaaatttaaaattaaaaaaattattttaagagtaataaaatatatatcatctattatattataaaaagaaagtagcagacaaaaatattaaacaaagtaatatgctaataaaaatttctattaacaatataataatactaaaattggataatataataaataaatatacataacaaaaaagttatttgatgactatataagtccctttaatttaatagagattttattcattaaatttaagaaaatattattgagaacgATATAATAaacttcaaaattaaaaaaaaaatcaaaagtaataaaaCATAGGATAattattaaacaaagtaatatgctaataaaaagttttattaacaatataataataataaacattggaaatataatttaaaaaaatacaaaacaaaaatgtTATTCGATTACTttataagtccctttaatttgATAGAGATTTTATTATTGGGTATATCGATTGACAAATAAGATGACAATTGAAACTTATTAAAGCAATATGATCTAATGTCCAAACAAGCCCGatcataatttaataataataaacacTAAATCAAAGTCCTTCCAATCTATTTATCTACTCGTGTTTTTACGGACCAAAGTTAGCATTGTCTTGGTGTTTTTATTTTCTGTTAGATATAACATATACACTGGAGTTAATTTTTCCGTCATGATATTAGTGCGATAATAATAGCTACTGATGAAACTACCCCTCCCATTTTGTGGAAGGTGGAACTTTGCGTTTCCTCCCATCTACCAAGGACAAAAACGTAGTACGTACTAGAAAATCTTAGACATGCATTTAAGAAAAACATAAACAATCCAACCTAGTCTTTGCCTAGGTTATAAGTGCTCTGCCGTTGGGGGTACACATTGCTTTGTCTTGAATCCGCTCATCTTTTTAAAGAGGAAGCAAAATAAGCCATTGTCCAGTCTCAaagatataacaacaacaacaacaacaaccaagtataatcccactagtcgGGTATGGaaagggtagtgtatacgcagaccttacccctaccctgagatagagaggctgttttcgataaaccatcggctccctccctccaagaactccccaccttgctcttggagtgactcgaactcacaacctcttagttggaagtggagggtgcttactactggagcaacccactcttgtcccAGTCTCAAAGATAATTAACCTAAAATCCAGATCAAATTCATTTTTTAATCCTTATTTCTTGAAGGATACTATTGTTAGGATATACTATAAACGATGTgtattgttatagtattctttatggaataattgtttatttatttattcaattcaataaagttttattttaaatagatcatccATTTGTTTgtgtgtcctttgcttatatagtagatgatttagtgtatagagtttagcttatatacggaagattaaatcatcggttcttataagtcataaagtttatattcacaatctaatgatggaattggacaaaccatcggaatggttgtagcacaagattaaatataatttatcttgattatgggaatggtttaattccgacttcttgtgctagtacattttgtatgtattaaaaggatcaagtagagataagtattttatactgacttaataaaataatttctctagtccattcaacatacttatactcttaatcctgatataattattattagttgtgtgtgTCATGTATTATTTTGacttattaaaaggcgagattctttcatGGGTCAATAAGCCTAGTAAATTGGACAATAATGACATACATTGacgaagtaataattagttgatagaatccacGTCTCGCTTTATGAGgttgatgatactcctttatgaaagcttataagttttcatgtgtaaacccgaccggtgaattttgtatccgacacatgaaataagttaagcgaatgTCTTACagaagtaatcaataaattaaattattagtaatttaatttgattgattgtatctgaatcttaacatggggatttaaataaggttttatggaagaatttcgaaattgaactaaggagtgcaattacgaatttttagtgaaataattcataatatattatagtaaaaattaatttaattcgAAATTAATTCTATAATATAGAGCattgttaattaaattatgtggtcTCTACCGTGCCTAAATAATActagaaaataaaggaaacatttccttttggaaaaaagaaaaccAAACAGGTTTTGGAAAAAGGTTTTACCCTCAAAAcgtggctatatatatatatatctcatatAGGGTTGGCCGTTTTGGTAATCATTTTTTCCTTGAAATTTCGCTCACCCGAAATTTTTTCTTTCCGGATATTATTTGGATAACACAGTAGAAGATTATGGGACGTTTTGTTGAGGTCGCGGTCTTGATACTCTGGAACTGGAGACCGAGATTTGTCTgctttgttcacgcttcaagaggcaACTCGTATAATctttaattgtttaatttataCGTAAATATGATACTGTGAGATGGCTTCCGCTGCAATATATAATCCAACAATTGTACCATATCGTGCTCCAAAGGACCACGACCTAAGAGGCAGTAACCCAATTAGATAATATATTAATTCAAGTAGTAAACTCGAATCTTGAACGATACGAGAAGTTTGCTGGAAGGGTGTTAGGACTAACATGGTTCTGATCAGTTTCGTCTCTACGTAGACCTTATTGATATTTGCAAGTTGATTCAAATAATCCTAGTTGAAGgattaaaattttcatttttgtcctCATGATGCTGAACAGTACAGCGAAGAGCAATGTATTTGGGAACTGCGAAAATTTATTGCACAGCTGTGTAATCTTAACCAAAATAATCGACCATTAATTATTAGATACACATTAGTTAAACGAGTGAAAATTACCTTCATCacgattttatcattttttaaattGTATGTTATCCctgttttgcattttttttctttcatatatATGGATATTTCCTGTTGGATATGACACCATTTCTACAGCTTCTTCTTTTGTTATATATTGGCCAACAATATACAAGGCATTCATCACCTTCAAAGAAAAAACAAGTATACAGGGAGCAAAATGGCCTGTTGGTCAGCTGAAAGTGCAACCAAAGCCTATCTCAGAGCAATACAAATGGTTAGTACAACTTCACTGCTTGCCTTTGTTTGATCAATTTGTACTACTTAGTAATATTATTTCACTCAACAAATTCCAAAATTTTGTGTTTCTCATgttgtatattttgtatttgcCAGGAAAAGAGAGCTAAAGAGCCAGATGTATCAGAATTCATCTCAGCACTTGCTGCAGGAAACAACTCGCAATTGATGGTTGTTGCATGTGCTTGTGCATCTGACTCCACCACACTAGCCCTAGTGGCTGCAGCCCAGCAAACTGGTGGCACAGTCATTTGCATCCTTAGTGGTGTTGACAAACTAAATCCATCACTAGAATTTCTACACGATAACGCGAGACATGTTGAGTTTGTCATTGGAGATGCCAAAACTCTAGTAATAAATGACTACAGAAGAGCAGATTGTATAGTAATTGACGGTAACATCAACAACTGTAAAGGCATTCTTAAAACAGCACGAAGAATCGGGGAAATTGCCATCGTTAATTTTGGGGTACAATGCGTTGCGAATGGGCTCATGGAGATGCCAAAGCCTTAATGCTCATTTGTTACCCATAGGAGAAGGCTTATTGGTTACTAGAATGACGCAGAAAGGCAGTAGCTTTGGCGTTTCAGGGAAAAAGAGCCGCTGGATTGTCAAAGTAGATAAATGCACAGGGGAAGAGCATGTCTTCAGGGTCAGATCTTCACATGGAAGTCCTGTTGAAGCCTAGGTTTCGATTTAGTGTTCTTTGATAGATTGTAGAATACAagattttgattcttttttttccttAGCAGGTTATGAATTTGAACTGTAAATAGAAgagatttaatcattttaagaGCAGTATACACTTGGCCTATTGCTATTGCTGATTCATTGAGTATTGTCAAGGTCAAATTTTTGAGTTTCTTCCATACATCATAGTCCAACTATATATGCAGTTAAAACAATAACGTTGTGGCCATATAAATCATCTGCCAATGAGAGCTAGTATATGCTAAGTTTAATTTCACTTTGTTTTGAAATGGTAGGGATAGATTATAAAATAGATATTTGTAGTAAGAAATTTTCAAGCTTTCTAATCCAGATTTACTCGTTGCCCGGACAAAAACTAAATAATTAAAGATTATCCCGTTAAACGCTGCAAAGGCTCCCGTGTAAGCAATTTAGCTttactatatatatatgaaaatattgACACAGGATCATGAAAATGAAACCTTAAGCAATCTAAGTTCATCTTTAAATCAAGAACTCAAACAATCCATGTCTCTAGAATTTTGCTGGCAATAATCAGCAATTTGATAATTAGTCATGATTGCCTGCCAATACTAATTACACTTTTCTCGGGCTAAATTATAAGGAGAGTGCGCAAAATGATGGACTCAATTCCATCCTAACCATTTGATGAACCTCTTCAGCTGGCATTGGCATTTGGCAAGATTTGATCTAGTTGTCTATGGGAGGCCGGAACCAAAATAATGAGTTTTTGGACTCAAGACACAAAAATAGGTGAAAAAAAGTTAGTGACCAAAATACAAATagcgcccttttaaagggcgtTATACCTTAACGGTTGTTTgctcgttaaggtatagcgcccttttaaagggcgctatattTGAATTAGTATAGCGTTGTTTATTAAGGCGCTATACATATtttttgggcccaccaataattGTTCTgcgcttaactgacataacaataattcaaatgggtatagcgcCCTTATTTAAGGCGCTATACCTCAAAAAATTCGACCCCTGGGATTGGGCATTACCTTATTTAAAGATGTTAAGAATTTTGTAAAACTCCATTCAAAAAAACTCTCAAGTCTTGTTAAATTTTTCTTCGttaagttgttttgcattttgtcataatgtctgaagagcgaagaattagggtttcatcatattggggggtgaggttgtggcgGAAAATAACTCAGTACGctatagttgttctccacagtgccatgttaagttgccacttacaatggagtatgaTAGATTAGTATCGTTGTTatttaaaaaaatgagtgtgagcaaatgttgagtgaaccttaaagtaaccggaagatatctgtattctgtcactccgcaaggggttgcttgttatgctgagtttaacgtcgaggatgatgaaactctgAGTGAtgttttgaggactccggatgaataccgggaatttcttttgataaaaatgttagaaatgtacgtcaaggctgaagacgttcgcaataataaggttgcgcaaagcagggatatccctcagtcatcgggtggttattttggagcagttttagccgaacaggttccggctaaaagagtttggcctgatctaaacttatctccacgggcgaatgaggagcgaggaaataatttctctcctactttacatgatccacaagacgagtggtaaacttcaatttttctttgtgttacgatgtttatttttgctgtattgaatttgtattaacactcatatattccatagggagtaccggccagatatgaattttacaagttatgaaccaacacCCAGTTGGAATATACGTAGTTATGGTGTGTTGGATcttggtggtccatccgggagtcatcaccaacaggatgatgtccatcatgggatgtcaacacattacgatttgtaagtgaagtgatatagttATATGTAAcgtatttatcaatttgagtaactcattattttattggttgtgcagtgaaaacgagcaacttgaacgTCCTGTCCtgactcaattgcccgaagacaaCATATTTAAttgggatctggcagatgcacagaatCAGGAAGAGAACAGTGATTATGATAACAATACCGATGAGtccggagatgacacacccttccctgatgaggatgatgatgaggaGAAAGAGAATGCTGGACCTGATTTGATGAGGGAGCATGCTATACCCCccattagaccaagagtgtacgagtcccacgtgccgtttcattcaagggagattccctaccttgatcatttgccaagtatgccggatgtggatgacCTCACAAGGGTTACTGAcgaaattcggacagcaatgtgagatgagtctagaccaacggtgctgtcaaagggcatgctttttcctgataaagcgcgcctaagcagggcAGTGAAAATGTACAGCGTAAAAGAGTGCCGTGATATGACGGTATGGAAGTCAACTCCAGAtatatacaaggttgtttgccgtAGATGGTTTAGGGTTGTAATTGGATGCTACgtgcgaagaagaagaaaacaattatgtgggttgtgggtaaatacattggcacccataATTGTGAAATGGtcacattcagtgggaatcacttcaacttggatgttgaCATGATTTCCTTTGTCTTGATTCCAtacattgaagcgtccataaggtacaagatcataGAGTGTATTACAtccgtccaccaggaatatgaGTGCACCATTACCAAAataaaggcatttctcgggcacaaacgtgcgtttgaaattatttatggtaaTTGTggtaagtcatttgcatctctacccaggtacatggccgcattgcaacactttaaccccaggactgttgttgaatggaagcttgagcagagttCGGGAATTCCAGAATATATATTCAGATATATGTTCtaggcatttaaaccagcaattaatggttttgtgcattgccggccggtaatatccatagacagcactcatgtctatggaaagtatgatattaaattgttgatcgtcgttgcagtagatgctaatgtaAGTATATTTCCcttagcttttgctatttgtgccaatgaaagccaagagacgtggacactatttttgaaccacttgaaagagcacgttatcaaatagcgttcaggtatttgtctaatacctgatcggcatggtggtattttaagttctgtacagaaTTTACGTGCATGGAaggaaccgtatgcctaccaccattactgtgtgaggcacctgaaggccaatttccaaaAGGCATATCCCAACAAAGATTTGCATGATTTAATAtggatggctgcaacagatcaccaagagtgtaaattcaggagtcgcatggaatctatcaggcaggaagacgagggagcctatcgttggttgatgtgacatgagcttgacaagtggactttgcatgcggataGTGGCAGAAGATGgagaattctgactacaaatgtgtcagagtctttcaataggttattgaagtctgcacgaggatttcctgtcactgccatggtgcggatgtaaTTCAAGCTGATGGAGGAAaggtttgttgaaagggctaCAGGTATATCatcattgatggaaaggggtgttgaatttatgccaataccaatgaaaagatttgagaaatacaggaagcgagcacattggcattcatttttgtagTATTGCAACGaacgaaatatttttgaagttcgcaccgctatccatcacaaccgggggaataatacacacaccATAAATGAATCCAGAAGGTTATACTCTTGTggaaaatggtccatctaccacatgacGTGCTCACATGAcatcaagtgctttcaacatacaggtttagggccaaccaactacgttgataaagaatatagtattattgcatacttaaacacctatagtgggcagttgcagccagtaggtgctgagcattattggccgccaaAACCATTTAAAACGGTGTGTAACAAGGAGTTTTTGCGTCAGCGACAAGTGCAAAAAAAAACAAGTATACAAAActaaatggatgttagtgataccgtttatgctcgcaaatgtggcatatgctcgcaaataggacacgaccgtcgtaaatgtccttcagttggtttgggtggcggtggtaatccatcTCCTGGTGGAAATTCATCTAATGTGCCCAATTATCAAGGATATACGTAGTGTTTTGTTTCCGTAATGtggttgtaataagtgtatgtacttagttatcttgcagaatgtatgaaataaaattatgtttccattgctGTTAAATCCtattgatatttaacattaatacttcagtacaaaaatctaacataaacccatttttaaaaaaaaaaattttcttgtcgacctgaaaaagctactcgcctgcaaaagctatcttctggaaaagttgtattgtacccgaaagaatctttaacacgcgaagcatagcacggttaaatactatgttatatgtgttgtcttgtcgacctgaaaaagctgcTCGCCTGTAAAAGCTATCTTCTGAAAAAGTTgtattgtacccgaaagaatctttaacacgcgaagcatagcgTGGTTAAATAttacgttatgtgtgttgtcttgtcgacctgaaaaagttgCTCGCCTGCAAAAGCTATTTTCTGGAAAAGTTgtattgtacccgaaagaatctttaCCACGTgaagcatagcgcggttaaatattacgttatgtgtattgtcttgtcgatCTGAAAAGATGCTTGCCTGCAAAAGCTATCTTCTGGAAAAGTTgtattgtacccgaaagaatctttaacatgCGAAGCATAGCGCAGTTAAATACTATGTTATATGGGTTGTCTTACCTATAAATAACTAGcacattttagttattatttgcgCTTAACCAAAACAAATAGTAAAACTttccatatattttttatttttcttgcattaacAAATGTCTGGATGCAATGACCAACCAAGGTGCTATTGTGGCAAACATGCGATTATGAGGGCATGTTGGTCCGATGGTAATATTGGGCGCAGATACTGGATGTGTCTACACAGGTTTGAACGCAATGACGGAAATCATTGTATGTTTGaggaatggtatgatgaacccattaaccaggaatactataaatcatgtttgcagtatgtttggaatatgaaCAGTGAATACCAATGCCAGATCTCTGAAATGCAACGAGAAATTACGGAATTGCAGGAGAAAACTAAAAGatgcagaagaagaaaaaaataaaatggaagagaaatttaagtgattggagcagagaataataggcggtagtgactaaacaaacacatgtatgtgttgagtgtagtattttatctttatattttccgtgtcatgtattttcattagttgtactgaatttaaattatgttaagttgctatgtttgtgtttgtgttatagtattaaaataacgaagtaggcgtttggatataagaattgtaaaattcgaaaaaatggtgaaaattttttcaagtgaaaatggtatttgaaatttagagttgtgtttggacataaatttcagtttgggttgtttttaaagttttgtgagtgaaattttaaaaaatagctttttgcagtttttcaaatttttaaatattttcaaaatgcatcttcaagtgaaaattagaaattttatgaacaaatgatttcgaaaaaaagtgaaatttttttggaaaaatcttccatcaaattttatgtccaaacgggcccGAAGAACcggaaaataaaaacataatgcccatataatgtaaacaataaaaagtattgcaattaTTTACTAAATGttatatgtacataaaatacaaaacaaatcaATGCGTCCCACATCCTGTATGCTTTAATGAAGccgttggcctgaggcgcatcccatcccgcccgGCTACGTTATCAGGATCACcctcatcacgtcgcctctttatcggagAATGTGCTGCAGCATGATCATCAGTAGGGCTGGCAGGCTTGGTAGAAGGGGTCGTCTGTCCAGCAATAACCtacaaaataataagatatttcagtatatgaaaatatatatttgtaatgtacgtgttaagtcacaaaaatttaaattgtcttaccatggtctcatcgggctcctgaatataatcatccgGCACAGCCAGGTCAGTATCGCACAAAGTGGCCTCCGTGACGGGTGAAGATGAAGCCTtaataaaaaaacataaagatATTTATGGataatcaatgagataaaaataaatttaaatttaacagtaatacaaacatacctgcgcctgtgAAAGATCCCCAGCATCcctcgatgatgagccataactcagtcggcgccTACTATCCACATCTTGTGTCGTCCGATCATCAGCAACAGTCGATGGGCCTGGAAGATCAGGAAAATGTTGATCCCAATCCTCTCGCGTAATGCCTGTGCCCGTGATTAACAATGAAGAtgacggggtcacctgcgaagtccctggAGTGAGCTGAAGCTGAAGGTTGAATGACGGCATACTGCTGTGAGAGTGGTCTGGCTCATGGAGGTCACCCGGCTGATCAACTCCAACATCCTcaacaggtgcctcaacgcccccccACTGGGGACCACCTCCTTGCCGACCCCCACgacctcgtgggacacccctaccTCGTGGGGCACACCTACCATGTCGACCACCTTCTGGCCCCACTGGTGGACCACGATGGTACTGCTCTGGCGCCACATACTCAGCCTCGTATCCTAATCGCTCATCATCTCGGGCTCGCCTCAACGTCCGGGAAGCTAGATCGGTAACCTACCGGCCATACTCGTGCAAAGCGGATGCTCCCTCGCTGGTATGttgctgcatctgcagtcccaactggtGGAACAGATGTAGGCCAATATcctgcacaacatgtaaaatataaattacggAACGCTAGGTTaacgttataagtaagtataccaaataacataccagt
The sequence above is drawn from the Nicotiana tabacum cultivar K326 chromosome 13, ASM71507v2, whole genome shotgun sequence genome and encodes:
- the LOC107791627 gene encoding uncharacterized protein LOC107791627 is translated as MACWSAESATKAYLRAIQMEKRAKEPDVSEFISALAAGNNSQLMVVACACASDSTTLALVAAAQQTGGTVICILSGVDKLNPSLEFLHDNARHVEFVIGDAKTLVINDYRRADCIVIDGNINNCKGILKTARRIGEIAIVNFGVQCVANGLMEMPKP